In Malus sylvestris chromosome 16, drMalSylv7.2, whole genome shotgun sequence, the following are encoded in one genomic region:
- the LOC126606385 gene encoding uncharacterized protein LOC126606385: MKNELPIDKIPNRRVSIFTLGWEISVGVKTIDLSQLILKEWKKKKHEQWRMTNVVEELKPSTTPHIIRIWNKVQQIRKKINSDQTTFLNTFYKYHTCLKVQRLKYKIKYSKSNWSKSIVMRKLSKLKINHENLKHQVQANGWQAWL, from the exons ATGAAGAACGAACTACCTATTGATAAGATCCCAAACAGACGTGTCTCTATTTTTACACTTGGGTGGGAGATATCGGTCGGAGTAAAAACTATTGATTTAAGCCAACTGATTCTCAAAGAgtggaaaaagaagaaacatgagca GTGGCGCATGACAAATGTTGTAGAAGAATTAAAACCTTCAACAACTCCTCACATCATACGTATTTGGAATAAAGTCCAACAAATTAG AAAGAAGATTAATAGTGATCAAACAACTTTTCTAAATACG TTTTACAAGTATCACACATGTCTCAAAGTACAAAGGTTGAAGTACAAGATTAAG TATTCTAAAAGTAACTGGAGTAAAAGTATTGTCATGAGAAAATTGTCAAAGTTAAAG ATTAACCATGAAAATCTAAAGCATCAAGTGCAAGCAAATGGGTGGCAAGCATGGCTTTGA